One window of the Archangium primigenium genome contains the following:
- a CDS encoding RDD family protein: MRPSPSAHLDVATPERVSLSLPVAGLGYRCLAYLVDLLLLFFFWVVAYFLFTLLVSDVLGFFQGLSGLARTLLVVGVFATQWVYWTACEVLMDGQTPGKRLVGIRVVRADGAPVGVLECAVRNLVRLVDALPFFYAVGCLSVLFTRRHQRLGDLLAGTLLVREERIDLGKYAPASAPAPSSAPRPATPRRLTSGDTELILSFLARAPWLEPQARARLGARLVERYGGLGDAERAALLASPGDAEAFLRTCAQAER; this comes from the coding sequence ATGCGCCCGTCCCCCTCCGCCCACCTGGATGTCGCCACCCCGGAGCGCGTCTCGCTCTCGCTGCCGGTGGCGGGCCTCGGCTACCGCTGCCTGGCCTACCTCGTGGACCTGCTGCTGCTCTTCTTCTTCTGGGTGGTGGCCTACTTCCTCTTCACGCTGCTGGTGAGCGACGTGCTCGGCTTCTTCCAGGGCCTGTCGGGGCTGGCGCGCACGCTGCTCGTGGTGGGCGTGTTCGCCACGCAGTGGGTGTACTGGACGGCGTGTGAAGTGCTCATGGATGGACAGACGCCCGGCAAGCGCCTGGTGGGCATCCGCGTGGTACGGGCCGATGGCGCCCCGGTGGGCGTGCTCGAGTGCGCGGTGCGCAACCTCGTGCGCCTGGTGGACGCCCTGCCCTTCTTCTACGCGGTGGGCTGCTTGAGCGTGCTCTTCACCCGGCGCCACCAGCGGCTCGGGGATCTGCTGGCCGGCACGCTGCTCGTGCGCGAGGAGCGCATCGACCTGGGCAAGTACGCGCCCGCCTCCGCCCCCGCCCCGTCGTCCGCGCCGCGGCCCGCCACCCCGCGCCGGCTCACCTCCGGGGACACGGAGCTCATCCTGTCCTTCCTCGCGCGGGCCCCCTGGCTCGAGCCCCAGGCGCGGGCGCGGCTGGGGGCGCGGCTGGTGGAGCGCTATGGCGGCCTCGGGGACGCCGAGCGCGCGGCGCTGCTCGCCTCGCCCGGGGACGCCGAGGCCTTCCTGCGCACGTGCGCCCAGGCGGAGCGCTGA
- the fruA gene encoding response regulator transcription factor FruA produces MAANQVDVRVGLLEGPWAAWQGLADGLKGEGLNVLWVTRDVRTLLDGIGTDPPQVAILDVEPSSDAGMGCSGMEGLNLLREARKRRLEVRMLVLSSANAQDFISQCFDEGASGYLFRQSLTSNAVSTAVNALVRGERLFPVQLLRNDFEHPPVPSATASVLLTLTQREREVLAYVAGGADNLKIAAHLQIAERTVKSHVTQLYRKLGAENRTQLALRACHLGVRPPPDL; encoded by the coding sequence ATGGCAGCAAATCAAGTGGATGTGCGCGTTGGATTGTTGGAAGGACCGTGGGCGGCCTGGCAGGGCCTGGCCGATGGTCTCAAGGGTGAAGGCCTCAACGTCCTGTGGGTGACGCGCGATGTGCGCACGCTCCTGGACGGCATCGGCACGGATCCGCCGCAGGTGGCCATTCTCGACGTGGAGCCGTCGAGCGACGCGGGCATGGGGTGCTCGGGCATGGAGGGGCTCAACCTCCTGCGCGAGGCGCGCAAGCGCCGGCTGGAGGTGCGCATGCTCGTGCTCTCCTCGGCCAACGCCCAGGACTTCATCTCGCAGTGCTTCGACGAGGGGGCGTCGGGTTATCTCTTCCGCCAGAGCCTCACGTCCAACGCGGTGAGCACCGCGGTCAATGCCCTGGTGCGCGGCGAGCGGCTCTTTCCGGTGCAGCTGTTGCGCAATGACTTCGAGCACCCACCGGTGCCGTCCGCCACGGCGAGCGTGTTGCTCACGCTCACCCAGCGCGAGCGCGAGGTGTTGGCGTACGTGGCGGGAGGCGCGGACAACCTGAAGATCGCCGCCCACCTGCAGATCGCCGAGCGCACCGTGAAGTCCCACGTGACCCAGCTCTACCGCAAGCTGGGCGCGGAGAACCGCACCCAGCTGGCGCTGCGCGCCTGCCACCTGGGTGTGCGGCCGCCGCCGGATCTGTAA
- a CDS encoding WecB/TagA/CpsF family glycosyltransferase — protein sequence MSGVMGPGSEERGLTVGARRICIGRVPVDAGRLEDTLGRIARLVDARQGGRVMLPDVEHVVRAERDVALREALATADLCLAGSPALVRAAERLGSPLAEPRAGAEWLPPLATLARERGWRVAVVSDRPQVAERAAGVLRDTHGLLAVGVTAAHLPPEGRGAAVERVIERIALTRPDLVWVCLATPTQELFCLQAALRLPGAVLVGAGGALEALVEGLPGNRRRAPLWAPLRWLRQRWAFLRVLASTTPLPAR from the coding sequence ATGAGCGGGGTGATGGGGCCGGGGTCGGAGGAGCGCGGCCTGACGGTCGGTGCGCGCCGGATTTGTATTGGCCGGGTGCCGGTGGATGCCGGGCGCCTGGAGGACACGCTGGGCCGCATCGCGCGGCTGGTGGACGCGCGGCAGGGCGGACGGGTGATGCTGCCCGACGTGGAGCACGTGGTCCGCGCCGAGCGGGACGTGGCCCTGCGCGAGGCGCTCGCCACCGCGGACCTGTGCCTGGCGGGAAGCCCCGCGCTGGTGCGGGCCGCGGAGCGACTGGGCTCGCCGCTGGCCGAGCCGCGCGCGGGCGCGGAGTGGTTGCCGCCGCTGGCCACCCTGGCGCGCGAGCGCGGGTGGCGCGTGGCGGTCGTGTCGGATCGTCCCCAGGTGGCCGAGCGCGCCGCGGGCGTGCTGCGCGACACCCATGGTCTGCTCGCGGTGGGCGTGACGGCGGCGCATCTGCCCCCCGAGGGCCGGGGCGCCGCGGTGGAGCGGGTGATCGAGCGCATCGCCCTGACGCGGCCGGATCTCGTCTGGGTGTGCCTGGCCACGCCCACCCAGGAGCTGTTCTGCCTGCAGGCCGCGCTGCGGTTGCCGGGCGCGGTGCTCGTGGGGGCCGGCGGCGCGCTGGAGGCGCTCGTGGAGGGCCTTCCGGGCAACCGTCGCCGCGCGCCGCTGTGGGCGCCCCTGCGGTGGTTGCGCCAGCGGTGGGCCTTCCTGCGTGTCCTGGCGAGCACGACCCCCCTCCCCGCGCGCTGA
- a CDS encoding ABC transporter ATP-binding protein, whose translation MRAALEWEAAPGRVLVLFGPSGAGKSTVLRCLAGLERPDTGHIHFHGEPWCDTRVRVLLPPQARRVGLLFQDYALFPHLTAEANVRYGLEGLPEAERRERVQSLLTLLGLHGLERRLPRELSGGQQQRVALARALAIRPRLLLLDEPLSALDAPSREHLRGELRRLLRELGVPTVVVTHDRLEALALGDTLVAMEGGRVCQVGPVADVFNHPAELAVARMTGIETVLPGRVVRREHGLVAVETGPRTLHAVELAPGGDQVFVCLRAEDVTLGAPEAGSEPRGASSARNRLACTVVSLSPEGALVRVALDAGFPLVARVTRLSCEELGLAEGRPVTASFKAPAVRLVPRP comes from the coding sequence GTGCGGGCGGCCCTGGAGTGGGAGGCCGCGCCCGGCCGCGTGCTGGTGCTCTTCGGGCCCTCGGGCGCGGGGAAGAGCACGGTGCTGCGGTGCCTGGCGGGCCTGGAGCGGCCGGACACGGGCCACATCCACTTCCACGGCGAGCCCTGGTGCGACACCCGCGTCCGCGTCCTGCTGCCCCCGCAGGCGCGACGGGTGGGCCTGCTCTTCCAGGACTACGCCCTCTTTCCCCACCTCACCGCCGAGGCCAACGTGCGCTACGGCCTGGAGGGCCTGCCCGAGGCCGAGCGGCGCGAGCGCGTCCAGTCCTTGCTCACGCTGCTGGGCCTGCACGGCCTGGAGCGGCGCCTGCCCCGGGAGCTGTCCGGGGGCCAGCAACAGCGCGTGGCCCTGGCGCGGGCGCTCGCCATCCGACCCCGGCTGCTGCTGCTCGACGAGCCCCTGTCCGCGCTGGACGCCCCCTCGCGCGAGCACCTCCGGGGGGAGCTGCGGCGGCTGCTGCGCGAGCTGGGCGTGCCCACCGTGGTGGTGACGCATGATCGCCTGGAGGCCCTGGCGCTCGGCGACACGCTGGTGGCCATGGAAGGGGGCCGGGTGTGCCAGGTGGGGCCCGTGGCCGACGTGTTCAACCACCCCGCCGAGCTCGCGGTGGCGCGCATGACGGGCATCGAGACGGTGCTGCCCGGCCGGGTGGTGCGGCGCGAGCACGGGCTCGTCGCGGTGGAGACGGGCCCCCGGACGCTGCACGCCGTGGAGCTCGCGCCCGGGGGCGATCAGGTCTTCGTGTGCCTGCGCGCCGAGGACGTCACCCTGGGCGCGCCCGAGGCCGGGTCCGAGCCGCGTGGCGCTTCCTCCGCACGCAACCGCCTGGCCTGCACCGTGGTGTCCCTGTCCCCCGAGGGCGCGCTGGTGCGCGTGGCGCTCGACGCGGGCTTTCCCCTGGTGGCCCGGGTGACCCGGCTGTCCTGCGAGGAGCTGGGCCTCGCCGAGGGGCGGCCCGTCACCGCCAGCTTCAAGGCGCCCGCCGTGCGGCTCGTGCCCCGCCCCTGA
- the modB gene encoding molybdate ABC transporter permease subunit produces the protein MDTAALGLSLRLAAWTTLLLLVLGLPLAAWLAQTRWRFKFLVEALVALPLVLPPTVLGFYLLVAMGPRGVLGPAFEALVGHSLPFSFAGLLLGSVLYSLPFAVQPFTVALAGVDRRLLEASWCLGVSRPRTFLRVVLPLAFPGILSGMVLTFAHTLGEFGVVLMVGGNLEGRTRTASIAIYDAVQALDYAAAGRTSLVLLGVSFTVLVLTYGARRAGGAPWGVRS, from the coding sequence GTGGACACCGCCGCGTTGGGGTTGAGCCTGAGGCTGGCGGCCTGGACGACGCTCCTCTTGCTCGTGCTGGGCCTGCCCCTGGCGGCGTGGCTCGCCCAGACGCGCTGGCGCTTCAAGTTCCTGGTGGAGGCGCTGGTGGCGCTGCCCCTGGTGCTGCCGCCCACCGTGCTCGGCTTCTACCTGCTCGTGGCCATGGGCCCCCGGGGCGTCTTGGGGCCCGCCTTCGAGGCGCTCGTGGGCCACTCGCTGCCCTTCAGCTTCGCGGGGCTCCTGCTCGGCTCGGTCCTCTACAGCCTGCCCTTCGCCGTACAGCCCTTCACGGTGGCGCTCGCGGGGGTGGACCGGCGGCTCTTGGAGGCCTCGTGGTGCCTGGGCGTGTCGCGCCCGCGCACCTTCCTGCGGGTGGTGCTGCCGCTGGCCTTTCCGGGCATCCTCTCCGGCATGGTGCTCACCTTCGCCCATACCCTGGGCGAGTTCGGCGTGGTGCTCATGGTGGGCGGCAACCTGGAGGGCCGCACGCGCACGGCCTCCATCGCCATCTACGACGCGGTGCAGGCGCTGGACTACGCCGCGGCGGGCCGCACCTCGCTGGTGCTCTTGGGGGTGTCCTTCACGGTGCTGGTGCTCACCTACGGCGCGCGGCGGGCGGGAGGTGCCCCCTGGGGCGTGCGCTCGTAG
- the modA gene encoding molybdate ABC transporter substrate-binding protein translates to MNPIVKGAVLVGALLVVGAGVVTGLRGTPPAEARPPLTIAAASDLKFALDELLQDFRAKNPGADVRVTYGSSGNFLAQLSQGAPFDVFLSADVTYPRELVQQGLVEGDVFLYGVGRLVVWVPEGSPLPVDTQGLEALRSPAARRIAIANPQHAPYGRAAQAALESQGLLPELQERLVLGENIAQTAQFVQSGNADAGLIALALALAPAMKKAGHYVEVPLGAYPRMEQGGALLKTAKDPALARRFRDTLLGAEGKALLRRYGFFLPGE, encoded by the coding sequence ATGAATCCCATCGTGAAGGGCGCGGTGCTCGTGGGCGCGCTGCTCGTCGTGGGCGCGGGCGTCGTGACGGGCCTGCGCGGGACGCCCCCCGCCGAGGCGCGGCCCCCGTTGACCATCGCCGCGGCGTCGGACCTCAAGTTCGCGCTGGACGAGCTGCTCCAGGACTTCCGGGCGAAGAACCCCGGCGCCGACGTGCGGGTCACCTATGGCTCCTCGGGCAACTTCCTGGCGCAGCTGTCCCAGGGCGCGCCCTTCGATGTCTTCCTGTCCGCGGACGTGACGTACCCGCGCGAGCTCGTCCAACAAGGGCTCGTGGAGGGCGACGTGTTCCTCTACGGCGTGGGCCGGCTGGTGGTGTGGGTGCCCGAGGGCTCGCCGCTGCCGGTGGACACCCAGGGGCTCGAGGCCCTGCGGAGCCCGGCCGCGCGGCGCATCGCCATCGCCAACCCCCAGCACGCCCCCTACGGCCGCGCCGCCCAGGCCGCGCTCGAGAGCCAGGGCCTCTTGCCCGAGCTCCAGGAGCGCCTGGTGCTCGGCGAGAACATCGCGCAGACCGCCCAGTTCGTGCAGAGCGGCAACGCGGACGCGGGGCTCATCGCGCTGGCGCTGGCGCTCGCGCCGGCCATGAAGAAGGCGGGCCACTACGTGGAGGTGCCCCTGGGGGCCTACCCCCGGATGGAGCAGGGCGGCGCGCTGCTCAAGACGGCGAAGGATCCCGCCCTGGCGCGGCGATTCCGTGACACGCTGCTCGGGGCCGAGGGCAAGGCCCTGTTGCGCCGCTACGGCTTCTTCCTGCCCGGGGAGTGA
- a CDS encoding helix-turn-helix transcriptional regulator, which produces MASPASTEALLTTHEVAALLRVHPKHVYRLLKRGLPARRAGGKWLFPRDEVLRWAERAPGAASASSPAPAPESAPPAPLLAANGDLAVEALLSECSAQGHPLVGFVLADRTRALALVESGQVLAAGWHGTLPAQHRRLTRLHLVHREVGLVAPPGRAPPVLERLPRARLASRPPTAGVRHHLDEALRGVGLEPEAVHRRATLLASHRDVACAVARGEADVGLASRAWASRLGLSFRALGHEDYGLVIPTERLGEPTVVGLCETAQGAAYRRSLRGIPGYEPGDTGHLQLLAARAAGASSASTQRKSSP; this is translated from the coding sequence ATGGCATCCCCCGCTTCGACCGAGGCCCTGCTCACCACCCACGAGGTGGCGGCGCTGCTGCGCGTGCATCCCAAGCACGTCTACCGGCTGCTCAAACGGGGCCTGCCGGCGCGCCGGGCCGGGGGCAAGTGGCTCTTTCCCCGAGACGAGGTGCTGCGCTGGGCCGAGCGCGCCCCGGGCGCCGCGTCCGCGTCCTCCCCCGCGCCTGCCCCCGAGTCGGCTCCGCCCGCCCCGCTGCTCGCCGCGAATGGCGATCTCGCCGTGGAGGCGCTCCTGTCCGAGTGCTCGGCCCAGGGCCACCCGCTCGTCGGCTTCGTGCTCGCGGATCGCACGCGGGCCCTGGCGCTGGTGGAGTCGGGACAGGTGCTCGCCGCCGGGTGGCACGGGACGCTGCCCGCCCAGCACCGGCGCCTGACGCGGCTGCACCTCGTGCACCGCGAGGTGGGGCTCGTCGCGCCTCCGGGCCGCGCGCCGCCGGTGCTCGAGCGGCTGCCCCGGGCGCGCCTGGCGAGCCGTCCCCCCACCGCGGGCGTGCGCCACCACCTGGACGAGGCCCTGCGGGGCGTGGGGTTGGAGCCCGAGGCCGTGCACCGCCGCGCGACCCTGCTGGCGTCGCACCGGGACGTGGCGTGCGCGGTGGCCCGGGGCGAGGCGGACGTGGGCCTGGCCTCGCGCGCCTGGGCCTCGCGGCTCGGCCTGTCCTTCCGCGCGCTCGGCCACGAGGACTACGGACTCGTCATCCCCACGGAGCGGCTCGGCGAGCCCACCGTGGTGGGGTTGTGTGAAACCGCGCAGGGCGCCGCCTACCGGCGCTCGCTCCGGGGCATCCCCGGCTATGAGCCGGGCGACACCGGCCACCTCCAGCTCCTCGCGGCGCGCGCCGCCGGGGCCTCCTCGGCATCCACCCAGAGGAAGTCATCTCCATGA
- a CDS encoding SMP-30/gluconolactonase/LRE family protein: MRAIALALALALVVCACENPIPPEGAAIERGPKAIALDADANGLRWDAASKTLYLADDQNNRVLRWTDAEGVSLVANLPPAPPDGAGLGDLVRLPDGTLVVVRFGGGKAGDVVFVRPDGTSGIVPGLDPERRRIGLTLAQDGQLYVASFVRRNNVNVGSVARLTLEGTEQEVIGALQKPVGVLAVGDALFVSDQLAGKVYRAPLASPQDYTTYATLPNPDLLALGPDGALLTGSRHGQVFRINPSGDIRVLASGFQQPRGLAFDADNRRLFLADHDGDTSNGTTHFLQIVPVE; encoded by the coding sequence ATGCGTGCCATCGCGCTCGCGCTCGCGCTCGCGCTCGTCGTCTGCGCTTGTGAGAACCCCATCCCCCCGGAGGGCGCCGCCATCGAGCGGGGTCCCAAGGCCATCGCCCTGGACGCCGACGCCAACGGCCTGCGCTGGGACGCCGCCTCGAAGACGCTCTACCTCGCGGATGACCAGAACAACCGCGTCCTGCGCTGGACCGACGCGGAGGGCGTGTCGCTCGTGGCGAACCTGCCGCCGGCGCCCCCGGATGGCGCGGGCCTGGGCGACCTCGTGCGCCTGCCGGACGGCACCCTCGTCGTGGTGCGCTTTGGCGGGGGCAAGGCGGGCGACGTCGTCTTCGTGCGGCCCGATGGCACCTCGGGCATCGTGCCGGGGCTCGATCCGGAGCGTCGGCGCATCGGCCTGACGCTCGCCCAGGACGGGCAGCTCTACGTCGCCTCTTTCGTGCGCCGCAACAACGTGAACGTGGGCTCGGTGGCGCGGCTCACCCTGGAGGGCACCGAGCAGGAGGTCATCGGCGCGCTGCAGAAGCCCGTGGGGGTGCTCGCCGTGGGCGATGCGCTCTTCGTGAGCGACCAGCTCGCCGGCAAGGTGTACCGAGCCCCGCTGGCCTCGCCCCAGGACTACACCACCTACGCGACGCTGCCCAACCCGGACCTGCTCGCGCTGGGCCCCGACGGCGCGCTGCTCACCGGCAGCCGCCACGGCCAGGTGTTCCGCATCAACCCCTCGGGGGACATCCGCGTGCTGGCCTCGGGCTTCCAGCAGCCGCGCGGTCTGGCGTTCGACGCGGACAACCGGCGGCTGTTCCTCGCGGACCACGACGGCGACACGTCCAACGGCACCACGCACTTCCTCCAGATCGTCCCCGTCGAATGA
- a CDS encoding TonB family protein, with amino-acid sequence MFQSVIHPSGVSSVGRFSTGVWVSLFLHAGVFGALVGVSHQKPADKPVEREVKLFQRLPPRGTPTPPTPQIAQPPAQPKPKPKPRRELVQPREVKPLPPVEPKPVEPEPVPEVDPSLPYIPGSHPDGDPNAKADPDMPFIGEILPSSAPAGTGEDVVPFGPGMTPPKLVSTGVPLAYTDNALRARVQGVVVVRCVITRVGDVENCRVIKGQPFMDEAVVDSLTSRRYAPLTFRGQPVNVSYTFNVNLRLP; translated from the coding sequence GTGTTCCAGTCCGTCATCCATCCCTCGGGAGTGAGCAGCGTCGGCCGGTTCAGCACCGGCGTCTGGGTTTCCTTGTTCCTTCATGCCGGGGTGTTCGGCGCGCTGGTGGGCGTGTCCCACCAGAAGCCCGCGGACAAGCCCGTGGAGCGGGAGGTCAAGCTCTTCCAGCGGCTGCCGCCCAGGGGGACGCCCACGCCGCCGACGCCCCAGATCGCCCAGCCCCCCGCCCAGCCCAAGCCGAAGCCCAAGCCCCGGCGCGAGCTCGTCCAGCCTCGGGAGGTCAAGCCCCTGCCGCCGGTGGAGCCCAAGCCCGTCGAGCCCGAGCCCGTGCCCGAGGTGGATCCGTCCCTGCCCTACATCCCGGGCAGCCACCCGGACGGGGATCCCAACGCCAAGGCGGACCCCGACATGCCGTTCATCGGGGAGATCCTCCCGAGCAGCGCGCCAGCGGGCACGGGCGAGGACGTGGTGCCGTTCGGTCCGGGCATGACGCCGCCCAAGCTCGTGTCCACGGGCGTGCCGCTCGCCTACACCGACAACGCGCTGAGGGCTCGGGTGCAGGGGGTGGTGGTGGTCCGCTGCGTCATCACCCGCGTGGGCGACGTGGAGAACTGCCGGGTCATCAAGGGCCAGCCCTTCATGGACGAGGCGGTGGTCGACTCCCTGACGAGTCGCCGCTACGCGCCGCTGACCTTCCGGGGACAGCCCGTCAACGTGAGCTACACCTTCAACGTGAACCTGCGCCTGCCGTGA
- a CDS encoding response regulator transcription factor, with product MNPPSILIVEDDANLRLALADNLRDEGYEVAVATHAREAEPLLAARAFDLLLLDVMLPGEDGYAFCRRLRAQGVRSMVMMLTARSLEDDVVRGFEAGAQDYLTKPYRLRELLARVGALVRRGGGAPPQVFAFAGFQMDLARRLLTRADGAGVELTRTEFDLLAFLLKHRDRALTRGEILDAVWGQDVVVDPRTVDNFVSNLKRKLGWTSASAFTIHTLRGVGYRLELESMTKP from the coding sequence ATGAACCCTCCCTCCATCCTCATCGTCGAGGACGACGCCAACCTGCGCCTGGCCCTGGCCGACAACCTGCGCGACGAGGGCTACGAGGTGGCCGTGGCCACCCACGCCCGCGAGGCCGAGCCGCTCCTGGCCGCGCGCGCGTTCGATCTGCTCCTGCTCGACGTGATGCTCCCGGGCGAGGACGGCTATGCCTTCTGCCGGCGGCTGCGCGCCCAGGGCGTGCGCTCCATGGTGATGATGCTGACGGCGCGCTCGCTGGAGGACGACGTCGTGCGGGGCTTCGAGGCGGGGGCGCAGGACTACCTCACCAAGCCCTACCGGCTGCGCGAGCTGCTCGCGCGGGTGGGGGCGCTCGTGCGCCGGGGCGGCGGCGCCCCGCCCCAGGTGTTCGCCTTCGCGGGCTTCCAGATGGACCTGGCCCGGCGGCTGCTCACCCGGGCGGACGGCGCGGGGGTCGAGCTGACGCGCACCGAGTTCGACCTGCTCGCCTTCCTGCTCAAGCACCGCGACCGCGCCCTCACCCGGGGGGAGATCCTCGACGCCGTGTGGGGCCAGGACGTGGTGGTGGATCCCCGGACGGTGGACAACTTCGTGTCCAACCTCAAGCGCAAGCTCGGCTGGACGAGCGCCTCCGCCTTCACCATCCACACCCTCCGGGGGGTGGGCTACCGCCTGGAATTGGAGTCCATGACGAAACCATGA
- a CDS encoding sensor histidine kinase gives MLRRLLPTLLALGCGLLALFWGLWSLQRLFIQERADARAQLRISREALEEYATQSLRHTLGRQLETDLPAIHAAMGDPLAPGEGYFLRFRELQFLPRATRPVEGASTPARRHYRALVEALDTGTSPDAAWGERLTRLREARAALDKNPARAETLATELLRYHAEHPLPLERELPFLLVLLERLAHGPTTPTLVRALLREGLPEDFGGIARSAGLQRDLLRSRSRLTAPDFEFLRAHTTRVSAMLGEPFEDFLARAREADAGMLVLPGAIVGPTLYGERWYVEPREDVVRGIAVDLDALLDALSQELRAKGHFGVEGRVWLKTPDAMLPLEDLRLGVSVPQWTRAEEAIEERYGLKTLLVGTCGLLAVAIGVMAVVAQRGRYRYIELKSDFVATVSHELRTPLASIRLMAETLERKLAQAPPETRAYPERIVQAADGLGFLVENILSFNRIDKGRWTLRRSPVRWEELASMLRADLQDGGGAVPVHFTSDTGDARVDADPALLRLLLANLVRNARAYNRRSPVELRLRAYASQGEGQDVVVFFEDNGIGIPEGEWENVFHDFYRLDAEGSLAHGSGLGLALCRKIMALHGGRISIETSGPQGTTFCLRFPPSPAP, from the coding sequence ATGCTGCGCCGGCTCCTTCCCACCCTCCTCGCCCTTGGCTGTGGCCTGCTCGCCCTGTTCTGGGGGCTGTGGAGCCTCCAGCGCCTCTTCATCCAGGAGCGGGCGGACGCACGGGCCCAGCTGCGCATCAGCCGCGAGGCGCTCGAGGAGTACGCCACCCAGTCCCTGCGCCATACCCTCGGCCGCCAGTTGGAGACCGACCTGCCCGCCATCCACGCCGCCATGGGCGATCCGCTGGCGCCCGGCGAGGGCTACTTCCTGCGCTTCCGCGAGCTGCAGTTCCTCCCGCGCGCCACCCGCCCCGTCGAGGGCGCGAGCACCCCCGCCCGGCGGCACTACCGCGCCCTCGTCGAGGCCCTCGACACGGGGACGAGCCCGGACGCGGCCTGGGGCGAGCGGCTCACCCGGCTGCGCGAGGCCCGAGCCGCGCTCGACAAGAATCCGGCCCGCGCCGAGACCCTGGCCACGGAGCTCTTGCGCTACCACGCCGAGCACCCGCTGCCCCTGGAGCGCGAGCTGCCCTTCCTGCTCGTGCTGCTCGAGCGGCTCGCGCACGGCCCGACGACGCCCACCCTCGTGCGCGCGCTCTTGCGCGAGGGCCTGCCCGAGGACTTCGGCGGCATCGCGCGCTCAGCGGGCCTGCAGCGCGACCTGTTGCGCTCACGCTCCCGCCTCACCGCGCCCGACTTCGAGTTCCTCCGGGCGCACACCACGCGGGTGAGCGCCATGCTTGGCGAGCCCTTCGAGGACTTCCTCGCCCGCGCGCGCGAGGCCGACGCCGGCATGCTCGTGCTGCCCGGCGCCATCGTGGGCCCCACGCTCTACGGCGAGCGCTGGTACGTGGAGCCGCGCGAGGACGTGGTGCGGGGCATCGCGGTGGACCTGGACGCGCTGCTCGACGCGCTCTCCCAGGAGCTGCGCGCCAAGGGGCACTTCGGCGTGGAGGGCCGGGTATGGCTCAAGACTCCCGACGCCATGCTCCCCCTGGAGGACCTGCGGCTCGGGGTGTCCGTGCCCCAGTGGACCCGGGCCGAGGAGGCCATCGAGGAGCGCTATGGCCTCAAGACGCTGTTGGTCGGCACCTGTGGCCTGCTCGCGGTGGCCATCGGGGTGATGGCGGTGGTGGCCCAGCGCGGGCGCTACCGCTACATCGAGCTCAAGAGCGACTTCGTGGCCACGGTGTCCCACGAGCTGCGCACGCCCCTGGCCTCCATCCGCCTGATGGCCGAGACGCTGGAGCGCAAGCTCGCCCAGGCGCCTCCCGAGACGCGCGCCTACCCCGAGCGCATCGTCCAGGCGGCCGACGGCCTCGGCTTCCTCGTGGAGAACATCCTGTCCTTCAACCGCATCGACAAGGGCCGCTGGACGCTGCGGCGCAGCCCCGTGCGGTGGGAGGAGCTGGCGAGCATGCTGCGCGCGGACCTCCAGGACGGCGGCGGCGCGGTGCCGGTGCACTTCACCTCGGACACGGGGGACGCGCGGGTGGACGCGGATCCGGCGCTCCTGCGGCTGCTGCTCGCCAACCTCGTGCGCAACGCCCGCGCCTACAACCGCCGCTCTCCGGTGGAGCTGCGCCTGCGCGCCTACGCGTCCCAGGGCGAGGGCCAGGACGTGGTGGTGTTCTTCGAGGACAACGGCATCGGCATCCCCGAGGGCGAGTGGGAGAACGTCTTCCACGATTTCTACCGCCTGGACGCCGAGGGCTCGCTGGCGCACGGCAGTGGCCTCGGCCTGGCGCTGTGCCGCAAGATCATGGCCCTGCATGGGGGCCGCATCAGCATCGAGACGTCCGGCCCCCAGGGCACCACCTTCTGCCTGCGCTTTCCCCCCTCGCCCGCCCCATGA